From Salvia splendens isolate huo1 chromosome 3, SspV2, whole genome shotgun sequence, a single genomic window includes:
- the LOC121796088 gene encoding putative pentatricopeptide repeat-containing protein At3g16890, mitochondrial: MRKLSSLASWAAPQIQYVAAKIQIPIKPRNLSPTTLKSHKNIVQNRVVSAAGKLEFKDSSSASISPPKSHISDRDQRLNSRVIDHGYLAEILSRKDWFLLLNHDFDANRGNLNATVVVSVLQNQENVLCALRFYVWISKFSASLAKNQMIRSALGNALYRKGPVLLSADLIHDIRNSGCQVSEELLCALIGSWGRLGLAKYCSEVFEQVSYLGVTPNTRLYNSVIDGLVKSNSLDLAYLKFQQMEVDGCVPDRYTYNILIHGVCKAGVVGEALRLVKQMEALGYSPNVFTYTILMDGYIKARSIDEAFRLLETMKNKKVIPNEATYRSLINGVFSSVAPVEAFRLLSRWVDSELDLPKVVFDSVICHLCGHSLAKQAADFLRKVEARGYFPNSSIANIAMTCLIKGLDVEETCQIFEHFIKRSVKVDLRTGLALVEALYRSMREEKGNQYIRWILEEGLVNSVFSYNMVIDCFCKAEMMNRALETFGMMTKKGFFPNVATFNTIITGYYKSRDVDKAREMLLMLFSHGFRPDVFTFSSMIDGLFQVNRTVDAFDCFEEMLEWGVTPNAVTYNSLIRSLCLSGNVSKAMRLLRKMQIDGIQPDMYTFNALIKKYCRDRKIDKAHRLLKSMLTLGLRPDNFTYIAFINVLCECERFHEAKGLLTSMEMNGCKPDAYTCNSFIDALVKSGRSQEAMDVWSKYKEKGLTLKPVLSGSEVLVG; the protein is encoded by the coding sequence ATGAGAAAGCTTTCATCTTTGGCTTCTTGGGCTGCACCTCAAATCCAATATGTTGCTGCAAAAATTCAAATCCCGATTAAGCCCAGAAATCTGTCACCCACAACACTGAAATCCCACAAAAATATCGTCCAAAATCGCGTAGTTTCTGCAGCCGGTAAGCTTGAATTCAAAGATTCTAGTTCTGCTTCAATTTCACCTCCCAAATCTCACATTTCAGATCGTGACCAAAGGTTGAACTCTAGAGTTATTGATCACGGCTACTTGGCTGAAATTCTGTCCAGAAAAGACTGGTTTTTGCTGCTAAATCATGATTTTGATGCTAACAGAGGTAATTTGAATGCAACAGTGGTGGTTAGCGTGTTGCAGAATCAAGAAAATGTTTTATGCGCGTTGCGGTTTTATGTTTGGATTTCTAAGTTTAGTGCTTCTCTTGCTAAGAATCAAATGATTCGTAGTGCTTTAGGCAATGCCCTTTATAGGAAAGGTCCAGTTCTCTTGTCTGCTGATTTGATACATGACATCCGAAACTCGGGTTGTCAAGTGAGTGAGGAGTTGCTTTGCGCGTTAATTGGTAGTTGGGGAAGATTGGGGTTGGCAAAGTACTGCTCTGAGGTTTTTGAGCAGGTTTCTTATTTAGGGGTTACTCCCAACACGAGGTTGTATAATTCCGTGATTGATGGGCTTGTGAAGTCCAATTCGCTCGATTTGGCATATCTCAAGTTTCAACAGATGGAGGTGGATGGCTGTGTCCCAGATAGATATACGTATAACATCCTCATTCATGGGGTCTGTAAGGCGGGAGTGGTGGGGGAGGCCCTTCGGCTGGTGAAACAGATGGAGGCTTTGGGATATTCGCCTAATGTGTTCACGTATACCATCCTGATGGATGGATATATCAAGGCTAGAAGCATAGATGAGGCCTTTAGGCTTCTTGAGACAATGAAGAATAAGAAAGTTATCCCAAATGAAGCAACATATAGGTCACTGATCAATGGTGTTTTTAGTTCTGTTGCCCCAGTTGAAGCGTTTAGGTTGTTGTCAAGATGGGTGGATAGTGAGCTCGATCTGCCTAAAGTGGTTTTTGATAGTGTGATATGTCACCTCTGTGGTCATTCTTTAGCAAAACAGGCAGCTGACTTTTTAAGGAAAGTTGAGGCACGAGGTTATTTTCCTAACAGCTCAATAGCTAACATTGCCATGACTTGTTTGATTAAAGGATTAGACGTTGAGGAAACATGCCAAATATTTGAGCATTTCATTAAAAGAAGTGTGAAGGTTGATTTAAGAACTGGTTTAGCACTTGTTGAAGCATTGTACAGGTCAATGAGAGAAGAGAAGGGCAATCAATATATAAGATGGATACTCGAGGAAGGACTTGTCAACAGCGTGTTCTCGTATAATATGGTGATTGACTGCTTTTGCAAAGCTGAAATGATGAATAGAGCATTAGAAACTTTCGGGATGATGACGAAAAAAGGTTTTTTCCCTAATGTGGCTACTTTTAATACCATTATTACAGGGTATTACAAGTCGAGGGATGTAGATAAGGCACGAGAAATGCTACTGATGCTCTTCAGTCATGGTTTTAGACCAGACGTGTTCACTTTCAGTTCTATGATTGATGGCCTCTTCCAGGTTAATCGGACTGTTGATGCTTTTGATTGTTTCGAAGAGATGTTGGAGTGGGGAGTCACTCCCAATGCTGTCACATATAATAGTCTAATTCGTTCGTTGTGCTTATCCGGGAATGTTTCCAAAGCTATGAGATTGCTGAGAAAGATGCAAATTGATGGAATCCAACCTGATATGTATACATTTAATGCTCTAATAAAGAAGTATTGTAGAGACCGTAAGATCGATAAGGCCCACAGGCTTCTGAAAAGCATGCTGACACTGGGCTTGCGCCCTGATAATTTTACATACATTGCATTTATCAATGTACTGTGCGAGTGTGAGAGGTTTCATGAGGCGAAGGGTCTACTAACTTCGATGGAGATGAATGGATGTAAGCCTGATGCTTATACGTGCAACTCGTTTATTGATGCCCTGGTCAAGTCAGGGAGGTCTCAAGAAGCCATGGACGTATGGTCGAAATATAAAGAGAAGGGACTGACTCTGAAACCTGTGCTTTCCGGATCTGAAGTTTTGGTTGGTTGA